The following are encoded together in the Acidobacteriota bacterium genome:
- a CDS encoding RNA polymerase sigma factor: MASKRQSREPNPDLFLARRAAAGHADAWSELIERYGRRIYNIAFQFAGNRAEAEDLTQEIFLRLYRNLGRYRGDVPLAGWTLRLSRNLCIDHYRRTRTERRTVVVSEEILKHQASGSDPAARAERREKLRLVYGVIEELPEPFAEILTLRDLQGLSYADICAFLDLPEGTMKSRLRRARLELIRRIDRRRQALGDSTPTRGGAYR, translated from the coding sequence ATGGCCTCCAAGCGACAGTCGCGAGAACCCAACCCCGACCTGTTCCTCGCCCGGCGCGCCGCCGCCGGCCACGCCGACGCCTGGTCCGAGCTGATCGAACGGTACGGCCGGCGCATCTACAACATCGCCTTCCAGTTCGCCGGCAACAGGGCCGAGGCCGAGGACCTGACCCAGGAGATCTTCCTGCGCCTCTACCGCAACCTCGGCCGCTACCGCGGCGACGTGCCGCTTGCCGGCTGGACCCTCCGCCTGTCTCGCAACCTCTGCATCGACCACTACCGGCGGACCCGGACCGAACGACGGACGGTCGTGGTTTCGGAGGAGATTCTGAAGCACCAGGCCAGCGGCAGCGACCCGGCCGCTCGGGCGGAACGAAGAGAGAAGCTGCGCCTGGTCTACGGGGTCATCGAGGAGCTGCCGGAGCCCTTCGCCGAGATCCTGACGCTTCGCGATCTGCAGGGTCTGAGCTACGCGGATATCTGCGCGTTCCTCGACCTTCCGGAGGGCACGATGAAGTCCAGATTGCGGCGCGCTCGCCTGGAACTCATTCGCCGGATCGACCGCAGGCGGCAGGCCCTCGGTGACTCCACGCCGACCCGCGGTGGAGCCTATCGATGA
- a CDS encoding LLM class F420-dependent oxidoreductase, producing MKLALEFPSVVYREGPEAIARLAAAMDEIGFDQLDIFDHVVMGHDTEGREKNRYPAKMPIMEAFATLGYMAACTSRIGLGTEVLVLPQRDPVLTAKQAATLDTLSGGRLRLGLGVGWQESEYEALGHDFRNRGRRMDEAIAVLRACWSQDPIDFEGEFYRLQAMAMEPKPPRGGALPIWIGGHSEAALRRAGRLGEGWMGVASPELFENGAQAIAAVRRYAEEAGRDPATLEFQAQVSPPPRPGNESDRTFYTEPDRVAAAASKLGEMGFDGVALNLTGLFLAGARTAEAMIDGAAALHEKLRAELG from the coding sequence ATGAAGCTTGCCCTTGAGTTTCCGAGTGTCGTGTACCGCGAGGGACCGGAGGCCATCGCCCGCCTTGCCGCCGCGATGGACGAGATCGGCTTCGATCAGCTCGACATCTTCGACCACGTGGTCATGGGCCATGACACGGAGGGTCGGGAAAAGAACCGCTATCCGGCAAAGATGCCGATCATGGAGGCGTTCGCCACCCTCGGCTACATGGCGGCATGCACCTCCCGGATCGGGCTTGGCACCGAAGTCCTCGTGCTGCCGCAGCGCGACCCTGTGCTGACCGCCAAGCAGGCGGCGACCCTGGACACCTTGTCCGGCGGCCGCCTGCGCCTGGGCCTCGGCGTTGGCTGGCAGGAGTCGGAGTACGAGGCCCTGGGCCACGATTTCAGGAACCGCGGCCGGCGCATGGACGAGGCGATCGCGGTGCTCCGCGCCTGCTGGAGCCAGGACCCGATCGACTTCGAGGGCGAGTTCTACCGGCTCCAAGCGATGGCGATGGAACCCAAACCGCCCCGAGGCGGAGCGCTGCCGATCTGGATCGGCGGCCATAGCGAGGCCGCGCTTCGCCGGGCCGGACGGCTCGGCGAAGGCTGGATGGGAGTCGCGTCGCCGGAGCTCTTCGAGAACGGCGCCCAGGCCATCGCGGCGGTCCGCAGGTACGCCGAGGAAGCCGGCCGCGATCCGGCGACGCTCGAGTTCCAGGCGCAGGTGTCGCCGCCGCCGCGGCCCGGCAACGAGAGCGACCGGACCTTCTACACGGAACCCGACCGTGTAGCCGCGGCCGCCTCGAAGCTTGGCGAGATGGGGTTCGACGGCGTGGCCCTGAACCTGACCGGCCTGTTCCTGGCAGGCGCCCGGACGGCCGAAGCGATGATCGACGGCGCCGCCGCGCTCCACGAGAAGCTGCGGGCCGAGTTGGGTTAG
- a CDS encoding SDR family NAD(P)-dependent oxidoreductase: protein MEIQGRNCVVTGGASGIGRALCRRFAADGARGVVVADRDGDGAAAVAEEIGAAAIAVTVDVAVESEVQDMVARAETTFGDIDLIFSNAGIGTGGGVEVSDEGWQNIWEINVMSHIFAARAVLPKMIERGEGYIASTASAAGLLSQIGSAPYAVTKHAAVALAEWIAITHGNDGIRVSVLCPQAVRTAMTARGPGVAGVDGMMEAEEVADIVVRAIDQERFLILPHPQVQEYMRRKTADYDRWLNGMRRLRERFLAGA, encoded by the coding sequence ATGGAGATACAGGGCAGGAACTGCGTCGTCACCGGCGGCGCCAGCGGCATTGGCAGGGCGCTCTGCCGGCGGTTCGCCGCCGACGGTGCGCGGGGAGTCGTCGTCGCCGACCGCGACGGCGACGGCGCGGCGGCGGTGGCGGAGGAGATCGGCGCCGCAGCGATCGCCGTGACGGTCGACGTGGCGGTCGAGAGCGAGGTCCAGGACATGGTCGCCCGCGCGGAGACCACCTTCGGCGACATCGATCTCATCTTCTCGAATGCCGGCATCGGTACCGGAGGCGGCGTCGAGGTGAGCGACGAGGGTTGGCAGAACATCTGGGAGATCAACGTGATGTCCCACATCTTCGCGGCCCGCGCCGTGCTGCCGAAGATGATCGAGCGTGGCGAGGGCTACATCGCGAGCACGGCCTCGGCGGCCGGCCTCCTGTCGCAGATCGGTTCGGCGCCCTACGCGGTGACCAAGCACGCGGCCGTGGCCCTGGCCGAGTGGATCGCCATCACTCACGGCAACGACGGCATTCGTGTCTCGGTCCTCTGTCCGCAGGCGGTGCGCACGGCGATGACCGCGAGGGGCCCCGGCGTTGCCGGTGTCGACGGAATGATGGAAGCGGAAGAGGTGGCCGACATCGTCGTTCGGGCGATCGACCAGGAACGGTTCCTCATCCTGCCGCACCCGCAGGTTCAGGAGTACATGCGCCGCAAGACGGCCGACTACGACCGCTGGCTCAACGGCATGAGACGGCTGCGTGAGCGCTTCCTGGCCGGCGCGTAA
- the gshA gene encoding glutamate--cysteine ligase: MTADQLSLHRQLLKGLEEEVYTGTADGQVLPLSAHVKAAMDGYTTEPDGRNVEFTTAPYRSYQVLIDRLMAKRCALRRYLEAEHGCTLIPGGALSLADPDSFHFSDPDNPYYRYIRDTYGNRVVTASTHINLGIDEPDELLRAYRVLRLEAAIFLALTAASPFLAGKPTGQHSSRWLRFPLTPERVPFFPDAAAFAIWMDEQLETGTMQNQRHLWLGIRPNGPATPRELDRLELRICDRISDPHILQAVTALYEARVWQVLERPDLDPLRERPSTALEELAAANERAAGTGSLDAVAVNWVDGRSLTFRDWTRSMLDDVAETANRHGFASLLQPIEAVLANGNPAIQWLRRVEQGATPQQVIQEAIVELAALDREFDPSCPLVA; this comes from the coding sequence ATGACCGCAGACCAACTATCGCTGCACCGGCAGTTACTGAAGGGCCTCGAGGAGGAGGTCTACACCGGCACCGCCGACGGTCAAGTGCTCCCGCTCTCGGCCCACGTCAAGGCCGCGATGGACGGCTACACGACCGAGCCGGACGGCCGGAACGTCGAGTTCACGACGGCGCCCTACCGCAGCTACCAGGTCCTGATCGACCGCCTGATGGCAAAGCGCTGCGCCCTGCGCCGTTACCTGGAAGCCGAGCACGGCTGCACGCTGATACCCGGCGGCGCGCTGTCCCTGGCCGACCCGGATTCCTTCCATTTCTCCGACCCGGACAACCCCTACTACCGCTACATCCGGGACACGTACGGCAACCGGGTCGTGACCGCCTCGACCCACATCAACCTCGGCATCGACGAACCGGACGAGCTGCTCCGCGCCTACCGGGTGCTGCGGCTCGAGGCGGCGATCTTCCTGGCCCTGACCGCGGCGTCGCCCTTTCTGGCCGGCAAGCCGACCGGACAGCATTCAAGCCGCTGGCTTCGCTTCCCCCTGACCCCGGAGCGCGTGCCCTTCTTCCCCGACGCAGCCGCGTTCGCGATCTGGATGGACGAACAGCTCGAAACCGGCACGATGCAGAACCAGCGCCACCTCTGGCTCGGCATCAGGCCGAACGGGCCGGCGACACCCAGGGAACTGGATCGCCTGGAGCTTCGCATCTGCGACCGGATCAGCGATCCCCACATTCTGCAGGCGGTCACGGCGCTCTACGAGGCCCGGGTCTGGCAGGTGCTGGAACGGCCCGACCTCGATCCTCTGCGGGAACGGCCCTCAACGGCGCTCGAAGAGCTGGCCGCCGCCAACGAGCGCGCGGCCGGCACCGGCAGCCTGGACGCGGTCGCCGTGAACTGGGTCGACGGCAGGAGTCTCACGTTCAGGGACTGGACCCGGTCGATGCTCGACGATGTCGCCGAGACCGCGAATCGTCACGGCTTCGCTTCGCTCCTCCAGCCGATCGAGGCTGTCCTCGCCAACGGCAATCCGGCGATCCAGTGGCTGCGCCGGGTGGAACAGGGGGCGACGCCCCAGCAGGTCATCCAGGAGGCGATCGTCGAGCTGGCCGCGCTGGACCGGGAGTTTGACCCGAGCTGTCCCCTAGTCGCCTGA
- a CDS encoding flavin reductase family protein — protein sequence MPSELDRDTYRGLIGQFATGVTVVTTNVDGRLHGMTANAVCSLSLEPLQLLVCVDRESNCYQQMQRAEAFGLSILASDQEEISNVFARTTEPAAGSLLGIAFRQGGLGEPLIENALVHIECRIAERIDGGDHIIVIGDVVAGERLRDAEPLLFHGGRYARLTAG from the coding sequence ATGCCTTCTGAGCTGGATCGCGACACGTACCGCGGCCTGATCGGCCAGTTCGCGACGGGCGTCACGGTGGTGACGACGAACGTGGACGGCCGGCTCCATGGAATGACGGCGAACGCCGTCTGTTCGCTCTCGCTCGAGCCGCTGCAACTCCTCGTCTGCGTCGACCGGGAGTCGAACTGCTACCAGCAGATGCAGCGGGCGGAGGCTTTCGGCCTCAGCATCCTGGCGTCCGACCAGGAGGAGATCTCGAACGTGTTCGCGCGCACGACCGAGCCGGCCGCGGGTTCGCTGCTGGGCATTGCGTTCCGGCAGGGCGGCCTGGGCGAGCCCCTGATCGAGAACGCGCTGGTCCACATCGAATGCCGGATCGCGGAGCGGATCGACGGCGGCGATCACATCATCGTGATCGGCGACGTCGTCGCCGGCGAACGGCTGCGCGACGCGGAGCCGTTGCTGTTCCACGGCGGCCGCTACGCCCGCCTGACAGCAGGCTGA
- a CDS encoding fibronectin type III domain-containing protein encodes MLAAPLQGQRLLTLIPQATQPATVSVQDFAPEIPSIAVQVDMELLRTEPVRLELPTPNGLVLEAELSVFEDRGGGDLMWSGGLPGAGHDSVVLTVEGGRLVGWFGEPGGVRYRISARPDGGGEMASSFGLPGREPEAFCPVGSDSDPRLREQARLPAEAMAVDLPARVAAPQNHEQLDILVVYTRAAASTWADRGGARAAIRSAGDYLNMVLRNGNIGVSARIVHMAQLSGLDRVGRDGTGLYGTSIITQLRWDGEVLRLRREHGADLVHLFTGESPWALGGACGQHYLLARADGAEEFSEYAYGWTSSACSDDGPIFAHEIGHGLGAHHDPENGGSPQFAFRPYAFGHGNLDRIPNVGTIMSYTGQGEPYLSSVRVKPQGRVIGIANERENERALRDSIHLGVRYGDFVDALPQDAPAAPTDLVVRMAGDISVRLLWQDNAPDADGYEVTYWQPGRTGNLPTRRFEERRSATLDLPVADPGTRYFFFVRAVRGESTYSARSSTVTLVVPGAAPAPPSGLAWRPVVEEDPIRAGTNSARVSWVDNSDNESLFEVQLLYRGVLQRRKWVSANSESTLLTSLFPDISYSVRVYAHGIAGTSASSLLVLESPPMPGPRAVSDLTARVTGDTSVRLTWRDNSSDELGFRVLALVSGWFGLFETDANSEAIEIEGLARGGGYLFFVLPYNDAGVGERSYARLGLGEAGRGPAAPTRLNWGVDGGVARLTWRDNSRGETGFEVQLRPEYDRQDTTVVGGGRWTRVALVPAGATSFELARSEALDYRVFAYSDAGYSRASNTVRGMPVPSGDPPEEEDGGLMVIPSGETSVELIWTGRWARPARGTLVIEARNPASGWMEVGRSEATAGGTMIAGLEPETPYTFRLRSGAADYSPEVSATTGAFQGACREGPDYLCLRDGRFEVRAHWSRPDVLEEFGAGSAVPVAISDESGLFWFFESENIELVVKVLDGTAINGSYWVFFGALSDVEYWITVRDAITGERRTYHNPPKDVCGQKDLLAFTDTAAATGPPRAADTGAGRPGFDLLRMKVASLDPGGIELASDGTGHCEASDERLCLRDDRFAVEVDFIDPNVDADGPRAAGVIPSLTTGKTGFFWYFSPSNVELAVKILDGRGVNGSFWFLYGGLSDVEYTITVTDTLTDSVATYRNEAGSICGEIDIDAF; translated from the coding sequence TTGCTCGCTGCGCCGCTTCAGGGTCAGCGCCTGCTGACGCTGATTCCGCAGGCGACCCAGCCGGCAACGGTCTCCGTCCAGGACTTCGCGCCGGAGATTCCCTCCATCGCCGTCCAGGTCGACATGGAGCTGCTTCGCACGGAGCCGGTCCGGCTGGAGCTGCCGACGCCGAATGGCCTGGTGCTGGAGGCGGAACTCAGCGTCTTCGAGGATCGGGGCGGCGGCGACCTGATGTGGTCGGGCGGTCTTCCGGGTGCCGGTCATGACAGCGTCGTCCTGACCGTCGAGGGTGGCCGTCTGGTCGGCTGGTTCGGTGAGCCCGGCGGTGTCCGATATCGGATCAGCGCCCGGCCCGACGGTGGCGGTGAGATGGCTTCGAGCTTCGGCCTGCCCGGGCGCGAGCCCGAGGCCTTCTGCCCGGTGGGCAGCGATTCCGATCCGCGATTGCGTGAGCAGGCACGCCTTCCGGCCGAAGCGATGGCCGTCGATCTGCCGGCGCGAGTGGCTGCGCCACAGAACCACGAACAGCTCGACATCCTGGTCGTCTACACCAGGGCGGCGGCTTCGACCTGGGCGGATCGGGGAGGCGCCCGAGCGGCGATTCGAAGTGCCGGGGACTACCTGAACATGGTCCTGCGGAACGGCAACATCGGGGTGAGCGCGAGAATCGTCCACATGGCGCAGCTCTCGGGCCTGGACCGTGTCGGCAGAGACGGCACCGGTCTGTACGGCACCTCGATCATCACGCAATTGCGGTGGGACGGGGAGGTGCTGCGGCTGCGGCGTGAACACGGCGCCGATCTGGTTCATCTCTTCACCGGGGAGTCGCCGTGGGCGCTTGGAGGCGCGTGCGGCCAGCACTACCTTTTGGCACGGGCGGACGGCGCGGAGGAGTTCTCGGAGTACGCCTACGGTTGGACCTCCAGCGCCTGTTCGGACGATGGGCCGATCTTCGCCCACGAAATCGGCCACGGCCTGGGCGCCCACCACGACCCGGAGAACGGCGGTTCTCCCCAATTTGCCTTCAGGCCGTACGCCTTCGGGCACGGCAATCTCGATCGCATCCCGAACGTCGGGACGATCATGAGTTACACCGGCCAAGGCGAACCGTACCTGTCGAGCGTACGCGTCAAGCCGCAGGGCCGGGTGATCGGCATCGCGAACGAACGGGAGAACGAGCGCGCTCTGCGGGACAGCATCCACCTCGGCGTCCGCTACGGCGACTTCGTCGACGCCTTGCCGCAGGACGCTCCCGCGGCGCCGACGGACCTGGTGGTCCGGATGGCCGGCGACATCTCGGTGCGGCTGCTCTGGCAGGACAACGCGCCCGACGCGGATGGCTACGAAGTAACGTACTGGCAGCCCGGTCGAACGGGAAATCTGCCGACGCGACGGTTCGAGGAGCGGAGGTCGGCGACCCTCGATCTTCCGGTGGCCGACCCGGGCACGCGCTACTTCTTCTTCGTCAGGGCGGTCAGGGGGGAGAGCACCTACTCGGCGAGAAGCAGCACGGTCACGCTGGTCGTTCCGGGCGCGGCGCCGGCCCCGCCTTCGGGACTCGCCTGGCGCCCGGTCGTGGAGGAGGATCCCATCCGCGCGGGGACGAACTCGGCGCGTGTGAGCTGGGTCGACAACTCGGACAACGAGAGTCTCTTCGAGGTTCAGCTCCTGTACCGGGGAGTGCTGCAGCGGCGGAAGTGGGTCTCGGCGAACAGCGAATCGACGCTCCTGACAAGCCTCTTCCCGGACATCTCCTACAGCGTTCGGGTGTACGCGCATGGCATCGCCGGGACCTCTGCCAGCAGCCTCCTCGTCCTGGAATCGCCGCCCATGCCGGGGCCCAGGGCCGTCTCCGACCTGACCGCCAGGGTGACGGGCGATACGTCCGTTCGTCTGACGTGGCGCGACAACTCGTCCGACGAACTGGGCTTCCGGGTCCTGGCGCTCGTCTCGGGCTGGTTCGGCCTGTTCGAGACCGATGCCAACAGCGAGGCGATCGAGATCGAGGGGCTGGCCCGCGGCGGCGGCTACCTCTTCTTCGTCCTGCCGTACAACGACGCGGGCGTTGGCGAACGCAGCTACGCGAGGTTGGGCTTGGGCGAGGCGGGCCGCGGTCCGGCGGCGCCGACCAGGCTCAACTGGGGCGTGGACGGCGGCGTGGCCAGGTTGACCTGGAGAGACAACTCGCGCGGAGAGACGGGTTTCGAGGTCCAGTTGCGGCCCGAGTACGACCGGCAGGACACCACCGTGGTGGGTGGCGGCCGTTGGACGCGGGTTGCTCTGGTCCCGGCTGGCGCCACTTCGTTTGAGTTGGCCCGGAGCGAAGCCCTCGACTATCGCGTCTTCGCCTACAGCGACGCCGGCTACTCGCGCGCCAGCAACACGGTCAGGGGAATGCCGGTGCCGAGCGGCGATCCGCCGGAGGAGGAGGATGGCGGCCTGATGGTCATTCCGTCGGGCGAGACGTCGGTCGAGTTGATCTGGACCGGCAGGTGGGCGCGACCGGCGCGGGGCACGCTCGTCATCGAGGCCCGGAATCCGGCGAGCGGGTGGATGGAGGTCGGCAGGTCGGAGGCCACGGCAGGGGGAACGATGATCGCAGGTCTCGAGCCGGAGACTCCCTACACGTTCCGGCTGCGGTCCGGGGCCGCGGACTACTCTCCGGAGGTCAGCGCCACCACCGGCGCCTTCCAGGGCGCCTGCCGGGAAGGGCCGGACTACCTCTGTCTTCGTGATGGACGCTTCGAGGTGCGGGCGCACTGGAGCAGGCCGGACGTGCTGGAGGAGTTCGGCGCGGGTTCGGCCGTGCCGGTCGCCATCTCGGACGAGTCCGGGCTGTTCTGGTTCTTCGAGTCCGAGAACATCGAGCTGGTCGTCAAGGTTCTCGACGGGACCGCGATCAATGGCAGCTACTGGGTCTTCTTCGGCGCCCTGTCCGACGTCGAGTACTGGATCACGGTGAGAGACGCGATTACGGGAGAGCGGCGGACGTACCACAACCCGCCGAAGGACGTCTGCGGCCAGAAGGATCTTCTGGCCTTCACCGATACGGCCGCCGCGACGGGTCCGCCGCGTGCTGCCGACACCGGTGCGGGCCGCCCGGGATTCGACCTCCTGCGGATGAAGGTGGCGTCCCTCGATCCTGGCGGTATCGAACTCGCCAGTGACGGCACGGGCCACTGCGAGGCAAGTGACGAGCGACTGTGCTTGCGCGACGACCGGTTCGCGGTCGAAGTCGACTTCATCGACCCGAACGTCGATGCGGACGGGCCACGGGCCGCCGGGGTGATCCCGTCGCTGACGACGGGAAAGACGGGCTTCTTCTGGTACTTCAGCCCCTCGAACGTCGAACTGGCGGTGAAGATTCTGGACGGTCGCGGCGTGAACGGCAGCTTCTGGTTCCTGTACGGCGGTCTCTCGGACGTGGAGTACACGATCACGGTGACCGACACGTTGACCGATAGCGTTGCGACCTACCGGAACGAGGCGGGGAGCATCTGCGGTGAGATCGACATCGATGCCTTCTGA
- a CDS encoding arylsulfatase: MLVAAIALALSGCRGIDAPPRPDIVLIMADDMGFSDLGSYGGEIGTPHLDRLAANGLRFSHFYNTARCCPTRASLLTGLYAHQAGVGHMMGDDGLPGYRGDLAANAVTIAEALSEAGYGTYMSGKWHVTRHVGHWSGNDELTSIHNWPRQRGFDRFYGTIHGAGSFYDPISLTEDNEPVELTPPNNPEAPVYYYTDAISEHAARFVRDHAEGERSDDPLFLYVAHTAPHWPLHALPEDTARYRGRYAAGWDAIRADRRQRLIELGLIDADWPLTERDPRVPAWADVPGEERPWFERAMEVYAAQIDRMDRGIGEVVAALEETGRLDNTLILFLADNGGCAEVLTDRWTGRLSIPRQALDGSPVAVGNDTSVLPGPESSYQSYGPHWAHASNTPFRLYKHWVHEGGIASPLIVHWPARIADGGGIVRETAHVIDLMATALDAAGAPHPSSRAGDDSIPVEGTSLLPAFQDQPLEREAVFWEHEGNRAVRSGKWKLVSRYPGEWELYDLVTDRTEANDLAPAKPERVAALAALWNDWAARTGVVPWDEIRERRQAARVLRSGP, encoded by the coding sequence GTGCTGGTCGCGGCAATCGCCCTGGCGCTTTCCGGTTGCCGCGGTATCGACGCCCCGCCCCGGCCCGACATCGTCCTCATCATGGCGGACGACATGGGCTTCTCCGACCTGGGCAGCTACGGTGGCGAGATCGGAACTCCGCACCTCGATCGCCTGGCCGCCAACGGCCTGCGCTTCAGCCACTTCTACAACACGGCCCGCTGCTGCCCGACCCGCGCGTCCCTGCTGACCGGCCTCTACGCTCACCAGGCCGGCGTCGGCCACATGATGGGCGACGACGGGTTGCCGGGATACCGCGGCGACCTCGCCGCCAACGCGGTGACGATCGCCGAGGCGCTCAGCGAGGCCGGCTACGGCACCTACATGTCGGGGAAGTGGCACGTCACTCGTCACGTGGGCCACTGGAGCGGCAATGACGAGCTCACCTCGATCCACAACTGGCCGCGGCAACGTGGTTTCGACCGCTTCTACGGCACGATTCATGGCGCCGGCAGCTTCTACGACCCGATCTCCCTCACCGAAGACAACGAACCCGTCGAACTCACGCCGCCGAACAACCCCGAAGCCCCCGTCTACTACTACACGGACGCAATCTCCGAGCACGCGGCGCGGTTCGTGCGTGACCACGCGGAGGGCGAACGCAGCGACGATCCGCTCTTCCTCTACGTGGCCCACACCGCGCCCCACTGGCCGCTGCACGCGCTGCCGGAAGACACCGCCCGCTACCGGGGCCGTTACGCCGCCGGCTGGGACGCGATCCGCGCCGACCGGCGCCAGCGGCTGATCGAACTCGGGCTGATAGACGCCGACTGGCCGCTCACCGAGCGCGACCCGCGCGTACCCGCCTGGGCGGATGTTCCCGGCGAGGAACGGCCCTGGTTCGAGCGCGCGATGGAGGTCTACGCCGCGCAGATCGACCGCATGGATCGGGGCATTGGCGAGGTCGTCGCGGCGCTGGAGGAGACCGGCCGTCTCGACAACACGCTGATCCTGTTCCTGGCCGACAACGGCGGTTGCGCCGAAGTCCTGACGGACCGGTGGACAGGCCGCCTCTCGATCCCGCGTCAGGCGCTCGACGGCAGCCCGGTGGCCGTCGGCAACGACACGAGCGTGCTGCCCGGGCCGGAGTCGAGCTACCAGAGCTACGGCCCCCACTGGGCGCACGCGAGCAACACCCCGTTCCGCCTCTACAAGCACTGGGTCCACGAAGGGGGCATCGCCTCGCCGCTGATCGTCCACTGGCCGGCGCGGATCGCCGACGGCGGCGGCATCGTGCGCGAAACCGCCCACGTCATCGACCTGATGGCCACCGCGCTCGACGCCGCGGGTGCGCCCCACCCGAGCAGCCGAGCCGGTGACGACTCGATTCCGGTCGAGGGAACGAGCCTGCTGCCGGCGTTCCAGGACCAGCCGCTCGAACGCGAGGCGGTGTTCTGGGAACACGAGGGCAACCGCGCCGTACGCTCCGGCAAGTGGAAGCTCGTGTCCCGCTATCCCGGTGAATGGGAGCTCTACGACCTGGTGACGGACCGGACGGAGGCGAACGATCTGGCACCGGCGAAACCGGAGCGGGTCGCCGCCCTCGCCGCTCTCTGGAACGACTGGGCGGCGCGCACCGGCGTGGTCCCCTGGGACGAGATTCGTGAGCGCCGGCAGGCCGCCCGCGTGTTACGCTCCGGGCCATGA
- a CDS encoding serine hydroxymethyltransferase: MDSNRQALARNDPAVWAAIAGEEERERRGVELIPSENYTYPEVFAANGSVLTNKYAEGYPGRRYYGGQEFTDEVERLAIERACRVFRAEHANVQALSGSPMNQAAYFAFLDPGDTVLAMDLSHGGHLTHGAPVSHMGRVFNFIRYRTDPANKGAIDFDALLAQAREHKPKMILCGYSSYPRDYDYREFKQVADDVGALTMADVSHIGGLIAGNAMDNPLDHGFDVMTTTGHKTLRGPRSGLILCRAEHRLKIDKAVFPGLQGGPHMNAVAALAITLGKALEPEFAVYARQVLTNAKVLADELMKRGAELVTGGTENHMMVLDSEKSFGIDGRVAEETLDRVSITVNKQLIPDDPRPPLRPSGIRLGSPAATTRGMEEAEMKLLAEWIVDALRRHSDEERLEAMRRDIERFCLRFPVPGVTPADGSAG, translated from the coding sequence GTGGATTCGAACCGACAGGCGCTCGCGCGCAACGATCCTGCGGTGTGGGCGGCGATCGCCGGCGAGGAGGAGCGCGAACGGCGCGGCGTCGAGCTCATCCCGTCTGAGAACTACACCTACCCGGAGGTCTTCGCGGCCAACGGCTCGGTGCTGACGAACAAGTACGCGGAGGGCTATCCCGGCCGCAGGTACTACGGCGGCCAGGAGTTCACGGACGAGGTCGAGCGCCTGGCGATCGAGCGCGCCTGCCGGGTGTTCCGGGCCGAACACGCGAACGTCCAGGCGCTGTCCGGCTCGCCGATGAACCAGGCCGCCTACTTCGCCTTCCTCGATCCGGGCGACACGGTGCTGGCAATGGACCTGTCGCACGGCGGCCACCTCACCCACGGCGCGCCGGTGTCCCACATGGGCCGGGTCTTCAACTTCATCCGCTACCGGACCGACCCGGCCAACAAGGGCGCGATCGACTTCGACGCCCTGCTCGCCCAGGCCCGCGAGCACAAGCCGAAGATGATCCTCTGCGGCTACTCGTCCTACCCGCGGGACTACGACTACCGCGAGTTCAAGCAGGTCGCGGACGATGTTGGCGCGCTGACAATGGCCGACGTCTCGCACATCGGCGGCTTGATCGCCGGCAACGCGATGGACAACCCGCTCGACCACGGCTTCGACGTGATGACGACGACCGGTCACAAGACCCTGCGCGGGCCCCGGAGCGGCCTTATCCTGTGCCGAGCGGAACACCGCCTGAAGATCGACAAGGCGGTCTTTCCGGGCCTGCAGGGCGGACCACACATGAACGCCGTGGCCGCCCTGGCGATCACCCTGGGCAAGGCGCTCGAACCGGAGTTCGCGGTCTACGCGCGCCAAGTGCTGACCAACGCCAAGGTGCTGGCGGACGAGTTGATGAAGCGGGGCGCCGAACTGGTCACCGGCGGCACCGAGAACCACATGATGGTGCTCGATTCCGAGAAGAGCTTCGGCATCGACGGCAGGGTCGCCGAGGAGACCCTGGACAGGGTGTCGATTACCGTCAACAAGCAGTTGATTCCGGACGATCCGCGGCCGCCGCTGCGACCCAGCGGCATCCGCCTCGGCAGCCCGGCCGCGACCACGCGCGGCATGGAGGAGGCCGAGATGAAGCTTCTCGCCGAGTGGATCGTGGACGCGTTGCGACGCCACAGCGACGAGGAGCGACTCGAAGCCATGCGCCGTGACATCGAACGATTCTGCCTGCGCTTCCCCGTACCCGGTGTAACCCCGGCAGACGGGAGCGCCGGTTGA